From the genome of Virgibacillus proomii, one region includes:
- a CDS encoding tripartite tricarboxylate transporter substrate binding protein, with protein sequence MKKILFLFSFSIVSILAACSTSKSDSDENWTPEKPIEFVAPGGAGGGWDTTARMSAKVFKEEGIIKKDIGVINKTGGGGAVGWAYIAEKAGNPHHLFIASPPLIDVPLNGQSQYDHTDFTPIANVIADYGAFVVRSDAKWKNLNDLFTDMKKDPAKITVIGSSSPGSMDHIQFVKIAKEAGVDITKIKYISEQDGGELTALLNGSADVFSTGVAETIEQVKAGKIKVLAVTSEERLKGDVISEYPTVKEQGIDSSFVNWRGFFGPSNLDERAVEYYVSKFKELNQSEAWKEIRNKYGWDELFMSGEEYKAFLDEQREEAKDLLDELGLAKK encoded by the coding sequence ATGAAAAAAATATTATTTCTGTTCAGTTTCTCCATTGTCTCCATATTGGCAGCATGTTCAACTAGCAAATCAGATTCTGATGAAAACTGGACACCGGAAAAGCCGATTGAATTTGTTGCACCCGGCGGGGCAGGTGGCGGATGGGATACAACAGCCAGGATGTCAGCAAAAGTTTTTAAAGAAGAAGGCATAATAAAAAAAGATATTGGCGTTATTAACAAAACCGGTGGCGGAGGAGCTGTAGGTTGGGCATATATTGCGGAAAAAGCTGGAAATCCGCACCACTTATTTATAGCTTCTCCTCCGTTAATTGACGTGCCATTAAATGGGCAATCTCAATATGATCATACTGATTTCACACCGATAGCAAATGTAATTGCTGATTATGGAGCATTTGTTGTTAGGTCAGATGCAAAATGGAAAAATTTAAATGATCTATTTACAGATATGAAAAAGGACCCTGCAAAGATTACGGTTATTGGATCATCTTCACCAGGAAGCATGGATCATATTCAGTTTGTAAAAATTGCAAAAGAGGCCGGTGTCGATATTACGAAGATTAAATATATTTCTGAACAGGATGGTGGAGAACTTACAGCTTTATTAAATGGTAGCGCCGATGTCTTTTCTACAGGGGTTGCAGAAACGATCGAACAGGTCAAAGCAGGAAAAATTAAAGTTCTGGCAGTAACGTCTGAAGAAAGACTTAAAGGAGATGTTATTTCTGAATATCCTACGGTAAAGGAACAGGGGATTGATTCCAGTTTTGTCAATTGGAGAGGTTTCTTTGGCCCGTCTAACTTGGATGAACGTGCTGTTGAATATTATGTCTCCAAGTTTAAAGAATTAAATCAATCTGAGGCATGGAAAGAAATACGTAATAAATATGGCTGGGATGAATTATTTATGTCCGGAGAGGAATACAAAGCATTTTTAGATGAACAAAGAGAAGAAGCTAAAGATTTATTGGACGAACTAGGGTTAGCGAAAAAATAA
- a CDS encoding FecCD family ABC transporter permease has protein sequence MSVKRRSLRRKYVSILSPILLLLVIFYGITYGPVPITLSETWTALFSDGNTFQKKIIVDIRLPRVLLGLLVGGCLAASGALLQGVMKNPLADPGIIGVSSGAGLAAIITMVLLPEFGYLLPLMAFTGALFTSLVIYLLAWDQGASPVKIILAGVAINALLGAIMNGIMVVYSDRVQSVLPWLSGGLTGKGWYHLEFMAPYATISLLASFLAIRPANLLLLGDYSAKLLGQRVEIQRFSLILLASLLAGAAVSVAGLVGFVGLVVPHIIRLLIGDDYAFLLPFSIVYGGILVVLADTIARSWFDPIELPVGILLACLGAPFFLFLLKKRRILS, from the coding sequence ATGTCAGTAAAAAGAAGAAGTCTACGCAGAAAATATGTATCTATTCTTTCTCCGATACTTTTATTGCTTGTGATCTTTTATGGTATAACATATGGACCTGTTCCAATCACTTTGTCTGAAACATGGACTGCATTATTTTCAGATGGAAACACATTTCAGAAAAAAATAATTGTGGACATACGCTTACCTAGAGTACTGTTAGGGTTGTTAGTAGGTGGATGTTTGGCAGCATCAGGCGCTTTATTACAAGGCGTTATGAAAAATCCGTTAGCTGATCCTGGAATTATTGGTGTCTCATCAGGAGCTGGACTGGCAGCAATTATTACAATGGTACTTTTACCGGAGTTTGGCTATTTATTACCATTGATGGCATTTACAGGTGCTTTGTTCACATCACTAGTTATTTATTTACTAGCATGGGATCAAGGAGCATCACCTGTCAAAATTATTTTAGCGGGAGTGGCTATTAATGCCTTGTTAGGAGCAATCATGAATGGAATTATGGTTGTTTACAGTGATCGTGTTCAATCTGTATTGCCTTGGCTTTCTGGTGGATTAACAGGGAAGGGATGGTATCATTTAGAATTTATGGCACCATATGCCACTATCAGTCTATTAGCCTCATTTTTGGCAATCAGACCTGCTAATCTTTTATTATTGGGTGACTATTCAGCTAAACTTTTGGGGCAACGTGTGGAGATTCAACGTTTTTCACTCATTTTATTAGCTTCATTATTGGCAGGAGCAGCGGTTAGTGTTGCAGGTTTAGTTGGTTTTGTTGGGTTAGTAGTCCCACATATTATCCGGTTATTAATTGGCGATGATTACGCTTTTTTACTACCATTTAGTATTGTTTATGGTGGGATTCTTGTTGTACTTGCTGATACGATTGCAAGATCTTGGTTTGATCCAATTGAATTGCCGGTTGGAATATTACTTGCATGTTTAGGAGCACCATTCTTTTTATTTTTACTTAAGAAACGGAGAATATTGTCATGA
- a CDS encoding tripartite tricarboxylate transporter TctB family protein produces MLKSLNRKIAILLWIIAFVYLIFSFNLPAYPYVPVDSDVLPIILGILLFLLAAILFFMKDEVVDKKKVNITQSDLFRLLSVLLLIVIYVILLEIVGFLIITILFIFFCSYLLGYQKHIINLLTSVLVPLTFYLLFTKLLQIKLPQGILSFF; encoded by the coding sequence ATGTTAAAGTCATTAAATAGAAAAATAGCCATATTATTGTGGATTATCGCTTTCGTTTATCTTATCTTCTCTTTCAACTTACCTGCTTATCCTTATGTACCAGTAGATTCGGATGTTTTACCAATTATTTTAGGAATACTACTTTTTTTACTAGCTGCAATTCTTTTCTTTATGAAGGATGAAGTCGTGGATAAGAAAAAAGTCAACATTACTCAAAGTGATCTATTTAGACTATTGAGTGTCCTTTTGTTAATTGTTATCTACGTAATCCTTTTAGAAATAGTAGGTTTTCTTATTATTACTATTTTGTTTATCTTTTTTTGCTCGTATCTATTAGGTTATCAAAAACATATTATTAATTTATTAACCTCTGTTTTAGTGCCATTAACATTTTATCTATTGTTTACAAAATTATTACAAATAAAATTACCGCAGGGAATCTTGTCTTTTTTCTAG
- the isdG gene encoding heme oxygenase, translating into MYIVTNRTKIKKDKGYQLVNRFNKVGKIETMEGFLGLEVLVTDKLKDYDEVTIMTRWDTEDSFKKWLKSDAFREAHTHRGGKPDYIITNEISYYDVKIVRKPIVPA; encoded by the coding sequence ATGTATATCGTTACAAATAGAACAAAAATAAAAAAAGATAAAGGTTATCAGTTAGTCAATCGTTTTAATAAAGTTGGTAAAATTGAGACAATGGAAGGTTTTTTAGGTTTGGAAGTATTAGTGACAGATAAGCTAAAGGATTATGATGAAGTGACTATTATGACGCGTTGGGATACAGAGGATTCCTTTAAAAAATGGTTAAAAAGTGATGCATTTAGGGAAGCACATACCCATCGTGGTGGGAAACCGGATTATATTATTACCAATGAAATATCTTATTATGATGTAAAGATAGTTCGTAAGCCGATTGTTCCTGCATAA
- a CDS encoding NEAT domain-containing protein, giving the protein MEKHRHKISVITLLFLYAFTYVWYPFKSSDAKAKLPNVEEGVYSLDYVILHAETDSVSIANDYFEKPATYIVHNGEHYIRFTLNHSAWTKELQAPIGDSFVDVKVIREDKKENTRVVQFKVDRDLTEPIEFKMHVLIESMEPVYDHHYTVRFNFDLDSLEKLDEQSVVNLEIKEEHFKTTKEQKITKEHEESDTKISNLVIILMVCIIVLALVMIYMIRKTNKKKKENLS; this is encoded by the coding sequence ATGGAGAAACATCGCCATAAAATCTCAGTTATTACTTTACTATTCCTTTATGCTTTCACCTATGTTTGGTATCCATTTAAAAGTAGCGATGCAAAAGCTAAGTTACCAAATGTGGAAGAAGGAGTATATTCACTGGATTACGTAATATTACATGCAGAAACAGACTCCGTATCAATTGCTAATGATTATTTTGAAAAACCTGCAACATACATTGTACATAATGGTGAGCACTATATACGGTTTACGTTAAATCATAGTGCATGGACGAAAGAATTACAGGCACCTATAGGAGATTCATTTGTCGATGTGAAAGTAATCCGTGAAGATAAAAAAGAAAATACAAGAGTTGTTCAGTTTAAGGTGGATCGAGATTTAACGGAACCCATTGAGTTTAAAATGCATGTATTAATTGAATCGATGGAACCAGTTTATGACCACCACTATACAGTACGTTTTAATTTTGATTTAGATAGTTTGGAAAAACTAGATGAACAATCCGTAGTTAATTTGGAAATAAAAGAAGAACACTTCAAAACAACGAAAGAACAGAAGATCACTAAAGAGCACGAAGAAAGTGACACAAAAATCAGTAATCTAGTCATCATCCTCATGGTTTGTATCATAGTTCTTGCTCTTGTGATGATATACATGATTCGAAAAACAAATAAGAAAAAGAAGGAGAATTTAAGTTGA
- the isdC gene encoding heme uptake protein IsdC has protein sequence MKKINIPFFIILITFFSFHVNHVNAAATYVEGEHSLPFTVLKGDTDERSMTNDYLVSPAKLIVKNGKNLVQVTLKNSSWWQSFHVQSKPVTVVSEDNDTRVVQFEVPDLDQLVNATIHVIVPDIDYDNKYKVRFQFDTSGLVASPNQETSTNEDKVDNVSAKKEKSDANQNVGTKQKAEKNPKTSDETPIVLLVVALIASGFIMIRKIAVK, from the coding sequence TTGAAAAAAATTAATATTCCATTTTTTATTATACTCATAACATTTTTCTCATTTCATGTTAATCATGTAAATGCAGCGGCAACGTATGTTGAAGGGGAACACAGCCTACCTTTTACAGTTTTAAAAGGAGATACGGATGAAAGATCCATGACAAATGATTATCTCGTTTCCCCTGCCAAACTCATTGTTAAAAACGGTAAAAATTTAGTCCAGGTTACTTTAAAGAATAGTTCTTGGTGGCAATCATTCCATGTTCAATCCAAACCAGTAACTGTAGTAAGTGAAGATAACGATACAAGAGTTGTACAATTTGAAGTTCCAGATTTAGATCAACTTGTTAACGCAACCATACATGTTATTGTACCCGATATTGATTATGACAATAAGTATAAAGTACGTTTCCAATTTGACACATCCGGCTTAGTAGCTAGTCCGAACCAAGAAACAAGTACAAACGAAGATAAAGTCGATAACGTGTCGGCAAAAAAAGAAAAGTCGGATGCTAACCAGAATGTTGGAACAAAACAAAAAGCCGAAAAAAACCCAAAAACGTCTGACGAAACACCAATCGTTTTACTAGTAGTAGCTTTAATCGCTTCCGGGTTCATCATGATAAGAAAAATCGCAGTTAAATAA
- a CDS encoding tripartite tricarboxylate transporter permease gives MGGFEGILSGFQVAFSLEGIVFVFIGVLAGTFIGMLPGLGPISAIAVMIPISYGFDPTIALVMMAGVYYGAVFGGSTSSILLNAPGISGTVATAFDGHPMARQGKAGKALAIAAISSFIGGTVGVVLLMLFAPMLASVAIAFGPPEYFALMFLALTAIASLSEGSLVKALISGVLGFMFATVGIDSQTGTPRFIFGNANLLSGIEFLVIALGLFALAEVCFLIINSKKENKEIQQNIGSLKLSRSDFKEMKGPATRQSLLGFIIGVLPGAGATIASFIGYIFEKKLSKNPQSFGNGSIKGLTAPETANNAATSGAFVPLLSLGIPGSGTTAVLLGALLVLGVQPGPLLFEEHPTLFWGVIASMYIGNVFLLILNLPLIPYIAKILLIPRPLLISLVITFCMIGVYAISFNTFDLYLLLLFGVIGFFMRLVHFPAPPFILSFILGGMIEQSLRQTLTISNGSLGIFIERPIAIIFLILAILTIVIPFFSKKPIEP, from the coding sequence TTGGGAGGTTTTGAAGGGATATTATCTGGGTTCCAAGTTGCATTTAGCTTGGAAGGAATTGTGTTTGTTTTTATTGGTGTTTTGGCAGGGACTTTTATTGGGATGCTACCCGGATTAGGACCTATTTCTGCTATTGCTGTTATGATTCCGATATCTTATGGGTTTGACCCTACCATTGCACTGGTTATGATGGCAGGAGTTTACTATGGAGCTGTGTTTGGAGGCTCGACTTCATCAATTTTATTAAATGCTCCAGGTATTTCTGGTACGGTAGCAACTGCTTTTGACGGTCACCCAATGGCAAGACAGGGGAAAGCTGGAAAAGCTCTTGCAATTGCAGCCATTTCTTCATTTATAGGAGGAACGGTTGGGGTTGTTTTATTAATGCTGTTTGCTCCTATGCTTGCTTCTGTAGCAATTGCATTTGGTCCACCGGAATACTTTGCTTTAATGTTTTTAGCGTTAACTGCTATTGCAAGTTTATCAGAAGGCTCACTTGTGAAAGCACTTATTTCAGGTGTACTTGGATTTATGTTTGCTACAGTAGGAATTGATTCACAAACTGGAACTCCTCGTTTTATATTTGGAAATGCCAATTTACTAAGCGGAATTGAATTCCTTGTCATCGCATTAGGGTTGTTTGCTTTAGCAGAAGTCTGTTTTCTAATTATTAATTCAAAAAAAGAAAATAAAGAAATACAGCAAAATATAGGGAGTTTAAAACTATCAAGATCGGATTTTAAAGAGATGAAAGGACCTGCTACAAGACAGTCATTACTAGGCTTTATTATAGGTGTTTTACCTGGAGCCGGAGCTACCATTGCTTCTTTTATTGGGTACATATTTGAAAAAAAACTATCCAAGAACCCTCAGAGCTTTGGTAACGGCTCTATAAAAGGTTTGACAGCTCCCGAAACGGCTAATAATGCAGCTACTAGCGGTGCTTTTGTTCCATTATTAAGTCTCGGTATTCCTGGTTCAGGTACAACTGCTGTTTTATTAGGTGCTCTCCTTGTGCTGGGTGTGCAGCCGGGGCCTCTTTTGTTTGAGGAGCACCCAACGTTGTTTTGGGGTGTCATTGCAAGTATGTATATTGGCAATGTATTTTTATTAATTTTAAACTTACCACTTATTCCATACATTGCAAAGATATTACTCATTCCTCGACCATTACTTATATCATTAGTTATTACATTTTGTATGATAGGTGTTTATGCAATTAGTTTTAACACGTTTGACTTGTATTTACTATTATTGTTTGGCGTAATCGGCTTCTTTATGCGATTGGTTCATTTTCCAGCGCCTCCTTTTATATTAAGTTTTATTTTAGGGGGTATGATTGAACAATCTTTGAGACAAACGTTAACGATTTCAAATGGTAGTTTAGGTATATTCATAGAAAGACCAATAGCAATAATATTCCTGATCTTAGCTATTTTAACGATTGTTATTCCTTTTTTCAGTAAAAAACCAATAGAACCGTGA
- a CDS encoding ABC transporter substrate-binding protein: MRQDKFLILFILLLILVGCSNQDGVTAKNKKAPKENAFSITDFADRTIDFETTPEKIVALSRGDVDIIYALGNEVVGRPSGETSVEEAKKALEVGSTHSMDVEKITSLEPDVVLGNHPMNTKDVQVIENMGADMVLSHANSVKDIQEQIALFGQLLHKENEAQQLINMIDDKLTAIQQSKVEKKPRVLLVYGAPGTNMVALPNSLGGNILELAGGLNIASDYPSLEMYPQYAQLNAERIIKANPQVILIMTHGDPEKVKNSLVKDMSQTAGWHELEAVKNNRVLILPSDLFGTNPGTKVIDALDYLHELIKDVKKE; encoded by the coding sequence ATGCGGCAAGATAAATTCCTTATTTTATTCATCTTACTACTTATTCTCGTTGGCTGTAGTAATCAGGATGGGGTAACAGCAAAGAATAAAAAAGCGCCAAAGGAAAATGCCTTTTCTATTACTGATTTTGCTGATCGAACCATTGATTTCGAAACAACTCCCGAAAAAATTGTAGCACTCAGTCGTGGAGACGTAGATATTATCTATGCATTAGGAAACGAAGTGGTCGGTCGCCCATCGGGAGAAACGTCTGTCGAAGAAGCAAAAAAAGCTCTTGAAGTTGGTTCTACTCACAGTATGGATGTAGAAAAGATTACCTCGCTCGAACCTGACGTCGTATTGGGTAATCATCCAATGAATACGAAGGATGTACAGGTAATAGAAAATATGGGAGCAGACATGGTACTAAGTCATGCTAACTCTGTTAAAGATATTCAAGAGCAAATTGCACTTTTTGGTCAGTTACTCCATAAGGAAAACGAGGCACAGCAACTTATAAATATGATTGATGATAAATTAACAGCGATACAGCAATCAAAGGTAGAAAAGAAACCAAGAGTACTATTAGTTTATGGTGCACCTGGAACTAATATGGTAGCATTACCAAATTCACTAGGCGGGAATATTTTAGAATTGGCAGGGGGATTAAATATTGCTAGCGATTATCCAAGCTTGGAAATGTATCCACAATATGCCCAATTAAACGCTGAAAGAATTATTAAAGCCAATCCACAAGTGATTTTAATAATGACTCATGGTGATCCTGAAAAAGTGAAAAATAGTTTAGTTAAAGATATGTCACAAACAGCTGGTTGGCATGAACTGGAGGCAGTTAAAAATAATCGCGTACTAATTCTACCTTCCGATCTGTTTGGAACAAATCCCGGGACAAAAGTGATCGATGCATTAGATTATCTTCATGAATTAATCAAAGACGTGAAGAAGGAATAA
- a CDS encoding ABC transporter ATP-binding protein, translating into MNAIRMNEIRLNVSDFQLANISLSIPNQKISTIVGPNGSGKSTLLKVISKLLVADNGSVYIYEKNSQSYKTREFAKKITMLPQAKDHLPNLTVKELISFGRSPYKRFFINRLSKEDEEIIYESMNITNTAIYENRMFSSLSGGEQQKVRIAMALAQQTDILLLDEPTTYLDIAHQFEVMELLQFINESYKMTIIMVLHDLQQAAMYSDYMIALKNGKIVDKGKPKEMLTEDFLANVYEIHARIIYEDSYPLIIPKLRRKHHVYRYK; encoded by the coding sequence ATGAATGCTATCCGTATGAATGAAATTAGATTAAATGTAAGCGACTTTCAATTAGCTAATATTTCTTTATCCATTCCAAACCAGAAAATCAGTACGATTGTGGGTCCCAATGGGTCCGGTAAGTCAACACTATTAAAAGTTATTAGCAAACTGCTAGTGGCAGACAATGGATCTGTATATATATACGAAAAAAATAGTCAGTCCTATAAAACTAGAGAATTCGCAAAGAAAATCACCATGCTACCACAAGCCAAAGATCATCTGCCTAATTTAACAGTTAAAGAATTAATCTCATTTGGCAGATCTCCATATAAACGTTTTTTTATTAATCGATTATCGAAAGAAGACGAGGAAATCATTTATGAATCAATGAACATAACGAATACAGCCATCTATGAAAATCGTATGTTTTCTAGTTTATCAGGAGGGGAACAACAGAAGGTTCGTATTGCAATGGCTTTAGCACAACAAACAGACATTTTATTATTAGATGAGCCGACTACTTATTTAGATATTGCCCATCAATTTGAAGTTATGGAGTTGCTGCAATTTATTAACGAAAGTTATAAGATGACAATTATTATGGTTTTACATGATCTGCAACAAGCTGCTATGTATAGTGATTATATGATTGCACTTAAAAACGGGAAGATTGTAGATAAAGGGAAACCAAAAGAAATGCTAACAGAGGACTTTTTAGCAAATGTTTATGAGATACATGCACGGATTATCTATGAAGATAGTTATCCATTGATAATACCTAAATTAAGGAGGAAACACCATGTATATCGTTACAAATAG
- a CDS encoding NEAT domain-containing protein, whose protein sequence is MKKLGSILLLTFLMLMTVIPVLSPVAAAETNEKVFADGEYELPFVVWQEKEDNTSVANDYLQKPAKLIIQDGKYTVQTTLKNSSWWQYFKVENNGKFMDVSVISENKEEDTRVVQFDVPNLEEMVIAKVHIIVTGIPGFEYDNKYNIRFKFDQSHIPLVEKPIDPEKPIPEEPSKDENTPAIIEVDDGNYTIEVAALHAKEDKPSGMSRYIDKTASLSVKDGKTHLTLTLNDHRTITAFQIDGKEPVEENINEAENWRKVTYELNQLATILNANVQYKVGSHKGDQPLRLSFNQNSLKEVEVKQPDKDQTDLNKKPEVPTDKSENSNKEPKKQTKQPTESNKKIDPKNLKEGEYSIAYSVLKNNTNQVSVMNDYVVSPGHLKVKNGEKKIAITLKNSSWITDFKVYHKGKLIDPKVLSHDSKADTRVVEFAVEDLFTKLDGWVKVDIPELNYHHEYDIQFHFDPNSIQFLKEEESYPQQKNIDVTKLPLKKQENKEEQRPIFDRNEDRGDKQSLATTKEKGKQINNPSTSDTAKLVLFTSLLLGSLIPLVIKLRKKYVQ, encoded by the coding sequence ATGAAAAAGTTAGGCTCTATACTTTTATTGACATTCTTAATGCTTATGACTGTTATACCGGTCTTATCACCAGTTGCAGCTGCCGAGACAAATGAAAAAGTATTCGCAGATGGCGAGTATGAATTACCGTTTGTTGTCTGGCAGGAAAAGGAAGATAACACTTCTGTAGCCAATGATTATTTACAAAAACCAGCTAAGTTAATTATTCAAGATGGGAAATATACGGTTCAGACAACATTGAAAAACAGTTCTTGGTGGCAATATTTTAAAGTAGAAAATAACGGAAAATTTATGGATGTGTCAGTGATTAGTGAAAATAAAGAAGAAGATACTCGCGTTGTCCAATTCGATGTTCCTAACCTTGAAGAAATGGTAATTGCTAAAGTCCATATCATCGTTACGGGAATCCCCGGCTTTGAATATGATAACAAGTATAATATTCGCTTTAAATTCGATCAATCCCATATTCCGTTAGTAGAAAAACCGATTGATCCGGAAAAACCAATACCAGAAGAGCCTAGTAAGGACGAGAATACTCCAGCTATTATAGAAGTAGATGACGGCAATTATACGATCGAAGTTGCTGCATTACATGCTAAAGAGGACAAGCCATCCGGCATGTCAAGATATATTGATAAGACGGCTTCCTTATCTGTAAAAGATGGAAAAACTCACCTTACCCTCACCTTAAATGATCATCGAACAATTACGGCATTCCAAATAGATGGAAAGGAACCGGTAGAAGAAAATATAAATGAAGCCGAAAATTGGAGAAAAGTTACGTATGAGTTGAATCAGCTAGCAACTATCCTGAATGCAAACGTACAATACAAGGTCGGATCGCACAAAGGAGATCAACCACTTAGACTATCGTTCAATCAAAATAGTTTAAAAGAAGTAGAAGTTAAACAACCCGATAAAGATCAGACAGATCTAAATAAAAAGCCAGAAGTTCCCACTGATAAGTCGGAAAATTCAAATAAAGAACCGAAAAAACAGACTAAACAGCCAACCGAATCGAATAAAAAGATCGATCCAAAAAACTTGAAAGAGGGAGAGTATTCGATTGCTTATAGCGTATTAAAAAATAATACGAATCAAGTATCTGTTATGAATGATTATGTCGTCAGCCCAGGTCATTTAAAAGTAAAAAATGGAGAAAAAAAGATTGCTATTACCTTAAAAAACAGCTCGTGGATTACAGATTTTAAAGTATATCACAAAGGAAAGCTAATTGATCCAAAAGTATTAAGTCATGATTCTAAGGCAGATACTCGTGTCGTGGAATTTGCAGTAGAAGATTTATTTACCAAATTAGATGGCTGGGTAAAGGTTGATATTCCAGAATTAAATTATCACCATGAATATGATATTCAATTTCATTTTGATCCTAACTCCATCCAATTCCTTAAGGAAGAAGAATCCTACCCGCAGCAAAAAAATATAGATGTGACTAAACTGCCTTTGAAAAAACAAGAGAATAAAGAAGAACAAAGGCCAATATTTGATCGTAATGAAGATCGCGGTGATAAACAGAGTCTAGCCACTACTAAAGAAAAGGGAAAACAAATCAACAATCCAAGTACAAGCGATACAGCTAAACTTGTTTTATTTACTAGTTTATTATTAGGTTCTTTAATCCCTCTAGTAATTAAATTACGTAAAAAATACGTTCAATGA
- a CDS encoding helix-turn-helix domain-containing protein, translating into MYRFSERLTDVRVEAGYSQKDLAKELNITTSAYGYYEQGRNEPSLETVRLLAKKLDVSTDYLLGIIDEPKHPVKYEITDGFILTDAELFTVKQMKEKQLLSELSKNPIENVDKLVRFWQFMNKETQK; encoded by the coding sequence ATGTACAGATTTAGTGAGCGATTAACTGATGTACGAGTTGAAGCTGGATATAGTCAAAAGGATCTTGCTAAGGAGCTAAATATTACTACTAGTGCGTATGGTTACTATGAACAAGGAAGAAATGAGCCATCCCTGGAAACAGTTAGATTACTAGCTAAGAAACTAGATGTTTCAACAGATTATTTATTAGGTATTATTGATGAGCCAAAACATCCTGTTAAGTATGAAATCACAGACGGCTTTATTCTAACCGATGCCGAATTATTCACTGTAAAGCAAATGAAAGAAAAACAACTTTTAAGTGAATTAAGCAAGAATCCAATTGAAAACGTGGATAAGTTAGTAAGGTTTTGGCAGTTTATGAATAAGGAAACACAAAAGTAA
- the isdE gene encoding heme ABC transporter substrate-binding protein IsdE, translated as MKKQFIFLLITVIIGLGGCSGEGNGKTTVREASDPENNRIVATTVAVTEILDALKLDLIGIPTSHKDLPKRYNGVTEVGNPMSPDMERIMSLNPKEVMSVTTLKYDLESVFDDAGIHTRYVNLQSIEHMHKEIIDLGKEYDREAEAEKIVQTFEEKVAEINKKIQGKKPPRVLILMGVPGSYLVATDRSYIGNLVEISGGTNVFSGEKVEYLASNTEYLQRANPDIILRAAHGMPDEVVKMFDKEFKENDIWKHFNAVKNDRVYDLEELLFGTTANLAAPQALDALFGMLYPEENESNEIEKGVHGE; from the coding sequence ATGAAAAAGCAATTCATATTTCTTTTGATTACAGTAATCATTGGATTAGGTGGTTGCTCAGGAGAAGGAAATGGAAAAACTACTGTTAGAGAAGCTAGTGACCCTGAAAATAATCGTATCGTTGCTACTACAGTTGCCGTTACAGAAATATTGGATGCACTTAAACTGGACTTAATTGGAATCCCAACAAGCCATAAAGATTTACCAAAGAGATATAACGGCGTAACAGAAGTAGGGAATCCGATGAGTCCTGATATGGAACGAATTATGTCGTTAAATCCCAAAGAAGTAATGTCTGTAACAACACTAAAATACGATTTAGAATCTGTATTTGATGATGCAGGCATTCATACCCGATATGTCAATTTACAAAGTATAGAACATATGCATAAAGAGATAATCGATCTTGGTAAAGAGTATGATCGCGAAGCAGAGGCAGAAAAAATCGTACAAACTTTTGAAGAGAAGGTAGCTGAAATTAATAAAAAAATTCAAGGAAAGAAACCTCCACGTGTCCTTATTTTAATGGGAGTACCAGGTAGTTATTTAGTAGCAACTGATCGCTCTTATATCGGAAATTTGGTAGAAATATCCGGTGGAACCAACGTGTTTTCAGGAGAAAAGGTCGAATACCTAGCTTCCAATACAGAATATTTACAACGGGCAAACCCGGATATTATATTACGAGCAGCACACGGTATGCCTGATGAAGTAGTTAAGATGTTTGATAAAGAATTTAAGGAAAATGATATTTGGAAGCATTTTAACGCGGTAAAAAATGACCGGGTGTATGACTTAGAGGAACTTCTTTTCGGTACAACCGCTAATCTGGCTGCTCCCCAAGCATTAGATGCATTGTTTGGCATGTTGTATCCTGAAGAAAATGAAAGTAACGAGATAGAAAAGGGTGTCCATGGTGAATAA